Proteins encoded by one window of Clostridium perfringens:
- a CDS encoding ligand-binding sensor domain-containing protein, producing the protein MNIKKLVIRYAFLSLILILIQGKNVFALGESEVRFNNLTLKDGLSQSTVNKIIQDNKGYMWFGTSDGLNKYNGHEFVIFRELVNDKKSINSSFISALIEYDNDNILVGTSKGISKINVITNEVSRMFEDEEGKSKLSNNNIWDILKHSDGTIWIATRKGLNIYNPKTGDMYQIFKDTEPKGLKSNVVTSLCEDKYGNVWVGTSEGLSVINTKTKEIQPINDILDNDNSAISNIYRDRDDNIWIVTDNHIMLVSSNYKDITYFDKELESFKISPDSVNAIYEDKYNNLWISTQNGLLEYNKENKKMHLFESRYYDDTSLVNDNVLTAYEDRSGLLWFGTYNGISLLNPKQPFKHYRREPDKENTISDNSMSGIYKDSDGMLWLGTNSAGLNKLNTMTGEVTNFYSNNSDENTLSSNVVWQICEADKDNLWVATQGGVNKINKKSGNVERLKYPDNMRERNKMDARNVFVDKDGLLWIGARGGLQSYDDKTGTFTDYSNVFKAVGIVENAVTSISQDEEGFLWITIGIDGGVVKFDKDKGVLKSYLNNSFDSNSLINNGVRCLEKDSKGNVWIGTEAGLSKLDPKTDKFTNYTVVNGLANNFIYGILIDEEDNLWISTNDGLSRFDQKTNKFINYTAMDGLQSNEFNGRSYFKSKDGEMFFGGINGVTAFYPKDVLKLSDNRNKSKVVIDEIKVNNKTYPYYGGTLSLKYNENNISIDFFLPDYLNTTKTTYEYKLEGVDEEWTFANKRNNANYTTLDSGTYKVLIRARDNHGDLTPVTALDLKIAPPPWRTPTAYLIYFSSAVIVIFLMWSYVTALEKTVKKRAEQLKKEAKEKEKLYIEKEKLYKEAADLKDEMIKRQKFKNDYFVNLSHELRTPLNVILATVQLIKLKNKEDCLGKYQVEDYTNTLRNNADHLLKIINDIIDSSKIESGAYKLNIEKQDIVSLVEDTALSLKAYIEENNLDIIIDPEIEELDVECDKNEIERCVINLLSNAIKYTHGHGTIEVFIRECENETVEIAIKDTGVGISKEQQKIIFDRFVQADSISKKQYRSSGIGLTLVKSIIELHHGTIRVESELNKGSTFIITLPIRQEKSK; encoded by the coding sequence TTGAATATAAAAAAATTAGTTATAAGATATGCTTTTCTCTCCTTAATACTAATACTAATTCAAGGCAAAAATGTTTTTGCTTTAGGAGAATCAGAAGTAAGATTCAACAATTTAACATTAAAGGACGGATTATCCCAATCTACTGTAAATAAGATAATTCAAGATAATAAAGGGTATATGTGGTTTGGGACATCAGATGGATTAAATAAATACAATGGACATGAGTTTGTTATTTTTAGAGAATTAGTAAATGATAAAAAGAGTATTAATTCAAGTTTTATATCAGCTCTAATAGAATATGACAATGATAATATTCTTGTTGGAACTAGCAAGGGTATAAGCAAAATAAATGTAATAACAAATGAAGTAAGTAGAATGTTTGAGGATGAAGAGGGAAAAAGCAAGCTATCAAATAATAATATATGGGATATATTAAAGCATAGTGATGGAACTATTTGGATAGCTACTAGAAAAGGGTTAAATATTTATAATCCTAAAACAGGTGATATGTATCAAATTTTTAAAGATACAGAACCTAAGGGGTTAAAAAGCAATGTAGTTACTTCTTTATGTGAGGATAAATACGGAAATGTATGGGTTGGAACAAGCGAAGGTTTAAGTGTAATTAATACAAAGACTAAGGAGATTCAACCTATAAATGATATATTAGATAATGATAATTCGGCAATTTCTAATATTTATAGAGATAGAGATGATAATATATGGATAGTAACAGATAATCATATTATGTTAGTATCAAGCAATTATAAAGATATTACTTATTTTGATAAAGAATTAGAGTCTTTTAAAATATCTCCAGATAGTGTAAATGCCATTTATGAAGATAAATATAATAATTTATGGATATCAACTCAAAATGGATTATTAGAATATAATAAAGAAAATAAAAAAATGCATCTTTTTGAAAGCAGGTATTATGATGATACTAGTTTAGTTAACGATAATGTATTAACTGCATATGAAGATAGAAGTGGATTGCTTTGGTTTGGTACTTATAATGGAATAAGTTTATTAAATCCTAAGCAGCCTTTTAAGCATTATAGAAGAGAGCCTGATAAGGAAAATACTATTAGTGATAATAGTATGAGTGGAATTTATAAAGATTCTGATGGAATGCTATGGCTTGGAACTAACTCAGCAGGATTGAATAAATTAAATACTATGACTGGGGAAGTTACAAATTTTTATAGTAATAATAGTGATGAAAATACCTTAAGTAGCAATGTAGTTTGGCAAATATGTGAAGCTGATAAAGATAATTTGTGGGTTGCAACTCAAGGTGGAGTTAACAAGATAAATAAAAAAAGTGGAAATGTTGAAAGATTAAAGTATCCAGATAATATGAGAGAACGAAATAAAATGGATGCTAGAAATGTTTTTGTGGACAAGGATGGATTATTGTGGATAGGAGCAAGAGGTGGATTACAATCCTATGATGATAAAACAGGAACTTTCACTGATTATTCCAATGTTTTTAAGGCTGTAGGTATAGTTGAGAATGCTGTAACAAGTATTTCACAAGATGAAGAGGGATTTTTATGGATTACTATAGGTATTGATGGTGGTGTAGTAAAGTTTGATAAGGATAAGGGCGTACTAAAAAGCTATTTAAATAATAGTTTTGATAGCAATAGTCTTATAAATAATGGAGTGCGTTGCTTAGAAAAAGATTCAAAGGGAAATGTTTGGATTGGGACTGAAGCGGGATTAAGTAAACTAGATCCTAAAACTGATAAATTTACTAACTATACTGTTGTAAATGGATTAGCTAATAATTTTATATATGGAATACTTATAGATGAAGAAGACAATCTTTGGATAAGTACAAATGATGGTCTATCTAGATTTGATCAAAAAACAAATAAGTTTATAAATTATACTGCCATGGATGGGCTACAAAGTAATGAGTTTAACGGCAGATCTTATTTTAAAAGTAAAGATGGAGAAATGTTTTTTGGTGGAATAAATGGGGTAACTGCATTTTATCCTAAGGACGTTTTAAAATTATCAGACAATAGAAATAAGAGCAAAGTAGTAATAGATGAAATTAAGGTTAATAATAAAACTTATCCATACTATGGGGGAACTCTTAGCTTAAAATATAATGAAAATAATATATCCATTGATTTCTTTTTGCCAGATTATTTAAATACAACAAAAACTACTTATGAGTATAAGTTAGAAGGTGTTGATGAAGAGTGGACTTTTGCTAATAAAAGAAATAATGCTAATTATACTACCTTAGATTCTGGAACATATAAGGTTTTAATTAGAGCCAGGGATAACCATGGAGATTTAACTCCAGTGACTGCTCTAGACTTAAAGATTGCGCCACCACCATGGCGTACACCAACGGCTTATTTAATATATTTTTCAAGTGCAGTAATAGTTATTTTCTTAATGTGGAGTTATGTAACTGCCTTAGAGAAAACTGTTAAGAAAAGAGCTGAGCAACTTAAAAAAGAGGCTAAGGAAAAAGAAAAACTTTATATAGAAAAAGAGAAGCTTTATAAAGAAGCAGCGGATCTTAAAGATGAGATGATAAAAAGGCAAAAATTCAAAAATGATTATTTCGTAAATCTTTCACATGAGCTTAGAACTCCATTAAATGTGATATTAGCTACAGTACAGCTAATAAAACTAAAGAATAAGGAAGATTGCTTAGGAAAATATCAAGTGGAAGATTATACTAATACTCTTAGAAATAATGCTGATCATTTGCTTAAGATAATAAATGATATAATAGATTCATCTAAAATAGAGTCAGGTGCATATAAATTGAATATAGAAAAGCAGGATATAGTTTCTTTAGTTGAGGATACGGCTTTAAGTTTAAAAGCTTATATTGAAGAAAATAATTTAGATATTATAATAGATCCTGAAATAGAAGAATTAGATGTAGAATGTGATAAAAATGAGATTGAAAGATGTGTTATAAACCTTTTATCTAACGCTATAAAATATACTCATGGACATGGTACAATTGAAGTTTTCATAAGAGAGTGTGAAAATGAAACTGTAGAAATTGCTATAAAAGATACTGGAGTTGGAATATCTAAGGAGCAACAAAAGATTATATTTGATAGATTTGTACAAGCTGATAGCATATCTAAAAAACAATATAGAAGTAGTGGTATAGGCTTAACATTGGTAAAAAGTATAATAGAACTTCACCATGGTACAATAAGAGTAGAAAGTGAACTTAATAAAGGAAGTACTTTTATAATCACATTACCTATAAGACAAGAGAAAAGTAAATAA
- a CDS encoding PH domain-containing protein, with amino-acid sequence MKYKLSKLFIVKSIILRFLIFSLLYLGLSLGFYRLKSFSSFNQLNGIMDNTLWVLQLLITVIFIISVLICPIIKYFTWSYFIFSDFIEIRYGVLFKRYICIKRNNIKYINVCENPIDMILRIKSINIYTAGGKVSIPAINKEQVEFFNYIVQERV; translated from the coding sequence ATGAAATATAAATTAAGTAAATTATTTATTGTTAAATCTATTATTCTTAGATTTTTAATTTTTTCACTTTTATATTTAGGTTTAAGCTTAGGATTTTATAGATTAAAAAGTTTTAGTAGCTTTAACCAATTAAATGGAATTATGGATAATACTTTATGGGTTTTACAATTATTAATTACAGTTATATTTATTATATCAGTATTAATATGTCCAATAATTAAGTATTTTACGTGGTCTTATTTTATATTTAGTGATTTTATTGAGATTAGATATGGAGTGTTATTTAAAAGATATATATGTATAAAAAGGAATAATATAAAATACATAAATGTATGCGAAAATCCAATAGATATGATTTTAAGAATAAAGAGCATAAATATTTATACTGCCGGAGGGAAAGTTAGTATTCCAGCAATTAATAAGGAGCAGGTAGAATTTTTCAATTATATAGTTCAGGAGAGAGTTTAG
- a CDS encoding PH domain-containing protein gives MNFYKKNHWCKIFITFFKLMKNTWPVIIFLALKFNDYIVEITSISIGLILIFSVVKWFNTSILIEENFLIYREGALLKEEMVIPLRSISLIELERNIIYRIFKLRKIKIDSVYPSSKKNAEIIMVLKKKDLESLYGNLSYRMRNLIHDEREINQTLVYNISAVHLILLSMLRNNILLGIGVLYSSIHFMSKIYKGLNQELISFFKNVIEENVISRDTILAIFLSALFLFSILLLIVLIFSVLAILSKYYKFTIYRNNNYLKVEYGLITRRSYSIPMESIHAVKIEQNIINQIFKFYTIKCCVVGYGNSIKEDELIFPLCNEKGYRDILKNLIPEFIFEGEVYRPEKKDLRRFFTIPIQVALYSSIGFFLLTNEIWPLLISVPVVIIERTLLYKNTKIGFGKDLYYVSYKSLNRRQIFIKRSSMEEIRVTSNPLQIRKKLGNFKLRFYSQKKLDWIKLKNLKLEIYDELKKWA, from the coding sequence ATGAATTTTTATAAAAAAAATCATTGGTGTAAAATTTTTATAACCTTTTTTAAGCTTATGAAAAATACTTGGCCAGTAATAATATTTTTAGCTTTGAAATTCAATGATTATATTGTGGAAATAACCTCTATTTCTATAGGGTTAATTTTAATTTTTTCTGTGGTGAAATGGTTTAATACAAGTATTTTAATTGAAGAAAATTTTTTAATATACAGAGAAGGGGCTCTACTTAAGGAAGAAATGGTGATTCCTTTAAGGAGCATATCCTTAATAGAGCTTGAAAGAAATATAATCTATAGAATTTTTAAGCTTAGAAAGATAAAGATTGATAGTGTATATCCTTCTTCAAAGAAAAATGCAGAAATAATAATGGTATTAAAAAAGAAAGATTTAGAATCCCTTTATGGAAACTTAAGTTATAGGATGAGGAATTTAATACATGATGAAAGAGAAATAAATCAAACCTTAGTCTATAACATATCAGCTGTTCATTTGATTTTACTTTCAATGCTTAGAAACAACATATTATTAGGAATAGGGGTTTTATATTCAAGCATACATTTTATGAGTAAGATATACAAGGGATTAAATCAAGAATTAATCAGTTTTTTCAAGAATGTTATTGAGGAAAATGTAATATCTAGAGATACAATATTAGCAATATTTTTATCAGCACTTTTTTTATTTAGTATTTTATTATTAATAGTATTGATATTTTCTGTCTTAGCAATATTATCTAAGTATTATAAGTTCACAATATATAGGAATAATAATTATTTAAAAGTTGAGTATGGATTAATAACAAGAAGAAGCTATTCAATTCCAATGGAAAGCATACATGCAGTAAAAATAGAGCAAAATATTATAAATCAAATATTTAAGTTCTATACTATAAAATGCTGTGTAGTTGGATATGGAAATAGTATTAAGGAAGATGAACTTATATTTCCTTTATGTAATGAAAAGGGATATAGAGATATATTAAAAAATCTTATTCCAGAGTTTATATTTGAAGGGGAAGTGTACAGGCCAGAAAAGAAAGATTTAAGAAGATTTTTCACAATTCCAATACAAGTTGCGCTATATTCTAGTATAGGATTTTTTTTATTAACTAATGAGATATGGCCTCTTTTAATAAGCGTGCCTGTAGTTATTATTGAGAGAACTTTGCTATATAAAAATACTAAAATAGGTTTTGGAAAGGATTTATATTATGTTAGCTATAAATCTCTTAATAGAAGACAAATTTTTATAAAAAGATCTAGTATGGAAGAAATAAGAGTAACATCAAATCCACTTCAAATAAGAAAAAAGCTTGGTAATTTTAAGCTGAGATTTTATTCCCAAAAGAAACTTGATTGGATTAAATTAAAGAACTTAAAATTAGAGATTTATGATGAACTAAAGAAATGGGCCTAA
- a CDS encoding DNA topoisomerase III, with the protein MKKLVLAEKPSVGREIAKVLKCNNNKGSYIEGKDYVITWALGHLVELQSPEDYDNKLKTWSMETLPMLPKHMKLKVIKKATKQFYEVKKQMERKDIDEIIIATDAGREGELVARWIIEKAHVKKPIKRLWISSQTDKAILDGFKNLKPGENYNNLYKAAQCRAEADWLVGLNVTRALTCKYNAQLSAGRVQSPTLAMIVQREEDIKNFKPKEYSTILIETDKCNFTWINKDNNSRIFKNDFKEKVVSNLNEKKIGKIININESNKKKFSPQLYDLTELQRDCNKIFGYSAKQTLNIMQRLYENHKLLTYPRTDSRYISKDIVSTIPDRLKAVATGEFRTIANDLLKNPIKANKSFVDDNKVSDHHAIIPTEEKGNLANLSSDERRVYELVVKRFLSVLMPPFEYIQTTLTGEVNGEKLIAKGKVVKAKGWKKLYDREVDDEGEEDIKEQELPKLKEGDEFKVLKVNVKKGETKPPARFNEGTLLSAMENPQKFISVDKSSAKTLGETGGLGTVATRADIIEKLFNSFVIEKRGKEIIPTSKGKQLIDLVPKDLKSPLLTANWEEMLERISKGKGDSKKFIKDIRNYTVALVEDVKLGESKFHHDNLTGKKCPQCGKYMLEVKGKNGTMNVCQDRECGYRENISRITNARCPECKKKLELRGHGEGKIYVCPGVNCNFREKESQFKKRFEKNNKTNKREVNKIMQKMKKEANEDVNNPFADLLSGLKFD; encoded by the coding sequence TTGAAGAAATTAGTACTAGCAGAAAAACCTAGTGTAGGTAGAGAAATTGCCAAGGTTTTAAAATGCAATAATAATAAAGGAAGTTATATTGAAGGAAAGGATTATGTAATAACTTGGGCTTTAGGCCATTTAGTAGAATTACAATCTCCAGAAGATTATGATAACAAGCTTAAAACATGGTCTATGGAAACTCTTCCAATGCTTCCTAAGCATATGAAACTTAAGGTTATTAAAAAAGCCACTAAGCAATTTTATGAAGTTAAAAAGCAAATGGAAAGAAAAGATATAGATGAAATAATAATAGCCACAGATGCTGGAAGAGAAGGGGAGCTCGTAGCACGTTGGATAATAGAAAAAGCCCATGTTAAAAAGCCTATAAAGAGACTTTGGATATCCTCTCAAACAGATAAAGCTATCTTAGATGGATTTAAAAATCTTAAACCAGGAGAAAATTACAATAACTTATATAAGGCTGCTCAGTGTAGAGCTGAGGCTGACTGGTTAGTTGGTTTAAATGTTACTAGGGCCTTAACTTGTAAATATAATGCTCAGCTTTCAGCAGGAAGGGTTCAATCACCTACCTTAGCAATGATAGTTCAAAGAGAAGAGGATATTAAAAACTTTAAACCAAAAGAGTATAGTACTATTTTAATAGAAACAGATAAATGTAATTTTACATGGATAAATAAGGATAATAATTCAAGAATATTTAAAAATGATTTTAAAGAAAAAGTTGTTTCTAATTTAAATGAGAAGAAAATAGGAAAAATAATCAATATAAATGAAAGTAATAAAAAGAAATTTTCTCCTCAATTATATGATTTAACTGAGCTTCAAAGAGATTGTAATAAAATTTTTGGATATTCAGCAAAACAGACCCTTAATATAATGCAAAGATTATATGAAAATCATAAACTTCTTACATATCCAAGAACTGATTCAAGATATATTTCAAAGGACATAGTTTCTACTATTCCAGATAGATTAAAAGCTGTAGCTACAGGAGAATTTAGAACTATAGCAAATGATTTATTAAAAAATCCTATAAAAGCAAACAAAAGTTTTGTAGATGATAATAAGGTTTCTGATCACCATGCTATAATTCCAACAGAGGAAAAAGGAAACCTAGCTAATTTAAGTTCTGATGAGAGAAGAGTTTATGAGCTTGTAGTTAAGAGATTTCTAAGTGTATTAATGCCTCCATTTGAATATATTCAAACAACTTTAACTGGTGAAGTTAATGGAGAAAAATTAATTGCAAAGGGAAAAGTAGTTAAAGCTAAAGGATGGAAGAAGCTTTATGATAGAGAAGTTGATGATGAGGGAGAAGAGGATATAAAAGAACAAGAACTTCCTAAATTAAAAGAGGGAGATGAATTTAAAGTTCTTAAGGTTAATGTTAAAAAAGGAGAAACAAAGCCACCAGCAAGATTTAATGAGGGAACTTTATTATCTGCTATGGAAAATCCTCAAAAATTTATATCAGTAGATAAATCTTCAGCAAAGACTTTAGGAGAAACTGGAGGACTTGGTACTGTTGCAACTAGAGCAGATATTATAGAAAAATTATTTAATTCCTTTGTAATAGAAAAGAGAGGAAAGGAAATAATTCCAACTTCTAAGGGAAAACAACTTATAGATTTAGTACCAAAGGATTTAAAGTCACCACTTTTAACAGCTAATTGGGAAGAGATGTTAGAGAGAATAAGTAAAGGAAAAGGTGATTCTAAGAAATTTATAAAAGATATAAGAAACTATACTGTTGCTTTAGTTGAGGATGTTAAGCTTGGAGAAAGTAAATTTCATCATGATAACTTAACAGGGAAAAAATGTCCTCAGTGTGGTAAGTATATGCTTGAGGTAAAAGGCAAAAATGGAACAATGAATGTTTGCCAAGATAGAGAGTGTGGATATAGAGAAAATATATCTAGAATAACTAATGCTAGATGTCCTGAGTGTAAGAAAAAGCTAGAGCTTAGGGGACATGGAGAAGGTAAAATATATGTTTGCCCGGGAGTAAATTGTAACTTTAGAGAAAAAGAATCTCAATTTAAAAAGAGATTTGAGAAAAATAACAAAACAAATAAAAGAGAAGTAAATAAAATAATGCAAAAGATGAAAAAGGAAGCAAATGAAGATGTAAATAATCCTTTTGCTGATCTTTTAAGTGGTCTTAAATTTGACTAA
- a CDS encoding sialidase family protein yields the protein MRGKKICKSLEGDGVLSYSVKERFFSDLKEFVDISEDINKIKNLKEFTIVIKFRSNINSGDKTLFSILNSTKNSSELVLRLSDGKLNLYIRENHNLLCHIKSAKKYGDNSWHIVIMSLGDWGIKLYVDGNEVGYLKSPINLSMITELNSMNIGRALDNKGEGIRHFHGDIDYLDLYDRCLSREEVKELSKQEVKIGYDIPFIDLSKDKDRQVLVDKEEGVYLGHPSTVLMDDKKTMYVVYPKGHGVGPIVLKKSEDSGLTWSERLETPVSWNNSEETPIIYKIKKPNGISRIEMISGMPRGGEKGFRTSYSDDCGKTWSEFKHYFPTGKYGGIVAHASLTRLKNKKGDMDNKWLGIFHDLNYNNWKTYLSFDESGEEVWTEPVRLLEEHNLIEKTAQLCEIEVLRSPDGNQLALIARSQGKKNNSMIAFSNDEGETWTEPLELQGALMGERHKATYDPISGRLLITFREIIRDSKKTGDKNDWVAGHWVAWVGTYDDLVHNREGQYRIRLMEDFTPTEKSGDCGYAGNEVLDDGTFVLTSYGYWEKDYNKPYIKSLRVTLKEIDEIVREMV from the coding sequence ATGAGGGGTAAAAAAATATGTAAATCCTTAGAGGGAGATGGAGTTTTAAGTTATTCTGTAAAAGAAAGATTTTTTAGTGATTTAAAAGAATTTGTAGATATAAGTGAAGATATTAATAAGATTAAAAATCTAAAGGAATTTACTATTGTTATAAAATTTAGAAGCAATATAAATAGTGGGGATAAAACTTTATTTAGCATATTAAATTCAACAAAAAACTCTAGTGAATTGGTTTTAAGATTAAGTGATGGAAAGTTAAATCTTTATATAAGGGAAAATCATAATTTACTTTGTCATATAAAATCAGCAAAAAAATATGGTGATAATTCTTGGCACATAGTAATTATGTCCTTAGGAGATTGGGGAATAAAACTATATGTTGATGGTAATGAAGTAGGGTATTTAAAGAGTCCTATTAATCTTAGTATGATTACAGAACTTAATTCTATGAATATAGGAAGAGCTTTAGATAATAAAGGAGAAGGTATAAGGCATTTTCATGGGGATATAGATTACTTAGATTTATATGACAGATGCTTAAGTAGAGAAGAAGTAAAGGAATTAAGTAAACAAGAAGTAAAAATTGGATATGATATTCCTTTTATAGATTTATCAAAGGATAAGGATAGACAGGTTTTAGTTGATAAAGAAGAAGGAGTTTACTTAGGACATCCATCAACAGTTCTAATGGATGATAAGAAAACCATGTATGTTGTTTATCCAAAGGGACATGGTGTAGGACCAATAGTTCTTAAGAAAAGCGAGGATTCAGGATTAACTTGGAGTGAAAGATTAGAAACACCAGTAAGCTGGAATAATAGTGAGGAAACTCCTATTATATATAAAATAAAGAAGCCAAATGGTATAAGTAGAATTGAAATGATATCTGGAATGCCAAGAGGTGGAGAAAAGGGATTTAGAACCTCATATTCAGATGACTGTGGAAAAACATGGAGTGAATTTAAACATTATTTTCCTACAGGTAAATATGGAGGAATAGTTGCTCACGCTAGTTTAACTAGGCTTAAGAATAAAAAGGGAGATATGGATAATAAGTGGCTTGGAATTTTTCATGATCTTAATTATAATAACTGGAAAACTTATTTAAGCTTTGATGAAAGTGGAGAAGAGGTTTGGACAGAGCCAGTTAGGCTTTTAGAAGAGCATAACTTAATAGAAAAGACTGCACAGTTATGTGAAATTGAAGTATTACGTTCTCCTGATGGAAATCAATTAGCTTTAATAGCTAGATCACAAGGTAAGAAAAACAATTCTATGATTGCATTTTCCAATGATGAAGGTGAAACTTGGACTGAGCCTTTAGAACTTCAAGGAGCTTTAATGGGAGAAAGACATAAAGCAACTTATGATCCTATATCAGGAAGACTACTAATAACTTTTAGAGAAATAATAAGAGATTCAAAGAAAACAGGAGATAAAAATGACTGGGTAGCTGGTCACTGGGTTGCTTGGGTAGGAACCTATGATGATTTAGTTCATAATAGAGAAGGGCAATATAGAATAAGACTTATGGAAGATTTTACTCCTACTGAAAAATCAGGAGATTGTGGATATGCAGGAAACGAAGTTTTAGATGATGGAACTTTTGTATTAACTTCCTATGGCTATTGGGAAAAAGATTATAACAAGCCATATATAAAAAGCTTAAGAGTAACTTTAAAGGAAATTGATGAAATAGTTAGAGAGATGGTATAG
- a CDS encoding polysaccharide deacetylase family protein, giving the protein MSKETLSKRKKKNLEKKYIRRRIGVVLIAIVALVFLGTRIALNHKVEVAKGNTGDEGENKELVMEEATVELPQYKSTDIVPGRNVTFDGKNYAVNVKDVSKMVEGSYEGNEKYVFLTFDDGPSPLTEQVLDILKNENVKGTFFMLGSRLDSGQAPKESLKRAIEEGNAIANHSYSHNFKKLYPGNITDVNYFMDEFKRTNDIMRDVLGVEFDTNVLRMPGGYNSRVYYKDRNLEELNNNLESNKIVSIDWNALNGDAEGKPYTLNEMIDYVKRTSRGKNQVVLLMHDTFGKEKTVKVLPEIIKYYKEEGYEFKTISDANV; this is encoded by the coding sequence ATGAGTAAGGAGACTTTGAGCAAAAGAAAAAAGAAGAATTTAGAGAAAAAATATATACGAAGAAGAATTGGGGTAGTATTAATTGCTATAGTTGCTTTAGTCTTTTTAGGGACAAGAATTGCTTTAAATCATAAAGTTGAAGTAGCTAAGGGCAATACAGGTGATGAAGGTGAAAATAAAGAATTAGTGATGGAAGAAGCTACAGTTGAGCTTCCACAATATAAATCAACAGATATTGTTCCAGGTAGAAATGTTACTTTTGATGGTAAAAATTATGCTGTTAATGTAAAAGATGTAAGTAAAATGGTAGAAGGTTCTTATGAAGGAAATGAAAAATATGTCTTTCTTACCTTTGATGATGGACCAAGTCCACTTACAGAACAAGTTTTAGATATATTAAAAAATGAAAATGTAAAGGGGACTTTTTTTATGTTAGGTTCTAGACTAGACTCTGGACAAGCACCTAAGGAGAGTTTAAAAAGAGCCATAGAAGAGGGGAATGCTATAGCCAATCACAGTTATAGTCACAATTTTAAAAAGCTTTATCCAGGAAATATAACAGATGTTAATTATTTTATGGATGAATTTAAAAGAACAAATGATATAATGAGGGATGTTCTTGGTGTTGAGTTTGATACAAATGTTTTAAGAATGCCAGGAGGGTATAATAGTAGAGTATATTATAAGGATAGAAATTTAGAAGAGTTAAATAATAATTTAGAGAGTAATAAAATAGTAAGTATAGATTGGAATGCTTTAAATGGTGATGCAGAAGGAAAACCTTATACCTTAAATGAAATGATTGATTATGTAAAAAGAACATCAAGGGGAAAAAATCAAGTAGTTTTACTTATGCATGATACCTTTGGAAAAGAAAAGACAGTAAAAGTATTACCTGAAATAATAAAATATTATAAAGAAGAAGGGTATGAGTTTAAAACCATAAGTGATGCTAATGTATAA